In one Chionomys nivalis chromosome 13, mChiNiv1.1, whole genome shotgun sequence genomic region, the following are encoded:
- the Cltb gene encoding clathrin light chain B isoform X2, translating to MAEDFGFFSSSESGAPEAAEEDPAAAFLAQQESEIAGIENDPGFGAPAGSQVASAQPGLASGAGSEDMGTTVNGDVFQEANGPADGYAAIAQADRLTQEPESIRKWREEQKKRLQELDAASKVTEQEWREKAKKDLEEWNQRQSEQVEKNKINNRASEEAFVKESKEETPGTEWEKVAQLCDFNPKSSKQCKDVSRLRSVLMSLKQTPLSR from the exons ATGGCTGAGGACTTCGGCTTCTTCTCGTCGTCGGAGAGCGGGGCCCCCGAGGCCGCCGAGGAGGACCCGGCGGCGGCCTTTCTGGCCCAGCAGGAGAGCGAGATTGCTGGCATCGAGAATGACCCCGGTTTCGGGGCACCTGCCGGCAGCCAGGTGGCCTCTGCGCAGCCGGGACTCGCGAGCGGGG CTGGTTCTGAGGACATGGGGACGACAGTCAATGGAGATGTGTTTCAG GAGGCTAACGGGCCTGCCGATGGCTATGCTGCAATTGCCCAGGCGGACAGGTTGACTCAGGAGCCTGAGAGCATCCGAAAGTGGAGAGAGGAACAGAAGAAGAGGCTGCAGGAGCTGG ACGCTGCCTCTAAGGTGACTGAGCAGGAGTGGCGGGAGAAGGCCAAGAAGGACCTAGAGGAGTGGAACCAGCGCCAAAGCGAGCAGGTTGAGAAGAACAAGATCAACAACAG GGCATCCGAAGAGGCCTTTGTGAAGGAATCCAAGGAGGAGACCCCAGGCACAGAGTGGGAGAAGGTAGCCCAGCTGTGTGACTTCAACCCCAAGAGCAGCAAGCAGTGCAAAGACGTGTCCCGCCTGCGCTCGGTGCTCATGTCCCTGAAGCAGACACCACTGTCCCGCTAG
- the Cltb gene encoding clathrin light chain B isoform X1, with the protein MAEDFGFFSSSESGAPEAAEEDPAAAFLAQQESEIAGIENDPGFGAPAGSQVASAQPGLASGAGSEDMGTTVNGDVFQEANGPADGYAAIAQADRLTQEPESIRKWREEQKKRLQELDAASKVTEQEWREKAKKDLEEWNQRQSEQVEKNKINNRIADKAFYQQPDADVIGYVASEEAFVKESKEETPGTEWEKVAQLCDFNPKSSKQCKDVSRLRSVLMSLKQTPLSR; encoded by the exons ATGGCTGAGGACTTCGGCTTCTTCTCGTCGTCGGAGAGCGGGGCCCCCGAGGCCGCCGAGGAGGACCCGGCGGCGGCCTTTCTGGCCCAGCAGGAGAGCGAGATTGCTGGCATCGAGAATGACCCCGGTTTCGGGGCACCTGCCGGCAGCCAGGTGGCCTCTGCGCAGCCGGGACTCGCGAGCGGGG CTGGTTCTGAGGACATGGGGACGACAGTCAATGGAGATGTGTTTCAG GAGGCTAACGGGCCTGCCGATGGCTATGCTGCAATTGCCCAGGCGGACAGGTTGACTCAGGAGCCTGAGAGCATCCGAAAGTGGAGAGAGGAACAGAAGAAGAGGCTGCAGGAGCTGG ACGCTGCCTCTAAGGTGACTGAGCAGGAGTGGCGGGAGAAGGCCAAGAAGGACCTAGAGGAGTGGAACCAGCGCCAAAGCGAGCAGGTTGAGAAGAACAAGATCAACAACAG GATCGCTGACAAAGCGTTCTACCAGCAGCCAGATGCTGATGTCATTGGCTATGT GGCATCCGAAGAGGCCTTTGTGAAGGAATCCAAGGAGGAGACCCCAGGCACAGAGTGGGAGAAGGTAGCCCAGCTGTGTGACTTCAACCCCAAGAGCAGCAAGCAGTGCAAAGACGTGTCCCGCCTGCGCTCGGTGCTCATGTCCCTGAAGCAGACACCACTGTCCCGCTAG